In bacterium, the genomic stretch CGGGTCTTGACGACCGCGGCGGTGGCGACGTCGAGCAGCGCCTTGAGCAGGTCGACGCGCCGGTTGACCTCGGTGTAGTCGATGCGCAGCGCCGGGATCATCGTGGGCAGGAATCCGGGCATGGTCGCCGCGCGCATCTCGTGCGCGCGGACCGCCACCTTCAGGGGCGCCGTCGCCGACAGCTCCGTCGGCGCCAGGATCAGGCTGTGGGAGGCGAAGAGGTCGGTGAAGCTCGACGCGTCGTGTCCGGCCAGATCGTCCGCGTGAGCGAGCACGGCGCCGCCGCCGGCAAGCGCGCACGTGTCCGGCAGATCCGCGTTGTTGCCGCCGGCGTTGCGGTACCAGGCGACCGTCACGCGGTCGAGTCCCGTCGCGGCGGCGGCTCCGGCGAGAATGTCGCCCCACGCGGCCGCCATGGCGCGACGCGCTGCCCAGTCGGGGTTGTCGGGCAGACGCTCGTCGGGCAGGTCCACGATGATCGCGAGGCCCTCGTCCCGCTCCTGGGGGCGGAAGACGCGTGCGACGAGGTTCGCGAGTTCGGCTGCGTTGAGGGTTTCGTCCATGGTACGTCCTTTGCACTGTGAGTCGCCAGCGGAGGCTGCACAGTATAGCAGCGGCGCCGCTCCCGCCCAAGATTCCTGTAGCCGAACGCGCATGCCAGAGGCTATTTTCCGGTCACGGATACCCTCCCGGCGCCCGGCGCCCGGATACAGCAAGGAGCAAACACATGAGTAGCAATCACGACACGAATCTCGCCGTCTTCCTCGATTTCGACAACGTCGCCATCGGTGCCCGCGACGTGCGGCAACGCTTCGACATCGGCCTCGTTCTGGGGCGGTTGCTCGAGAAGGGCAAGATCGTGGTGAAGAAGGCCTACGCGGACTGGAGCTACTACCAGAACTACATGGTGGACCTGCACGCCTCCGCCATCGAGCTGATCGAGGTGCCGGCGCCGCGGCAGAGCGGCAAGAACAGCGCCGACATCCGCATGGTGGTCGATGCCATGGACCTGTGCTACAGCAAGGAGCATATCGATGTCTTCGTGCTGGTGTCCGGCGACTCCGACTTCTCGCCGCTGGTCTCGAAGCTGCGCGAGAACAACAAGGAAGTCATCGGCGTCGGCATGAAGGGATCCAGTTCGAAGCTCCTGATCTCGAACTGCGACGAGTTCATCTTCTACGACGATCTGGCACAGGGGCTGGTGGATGTCGAGGCGGCGCAACTGGACGACGTGCCCGTGGACAAGAAGAAGCTGTTCAACCTGCTGGTGGCCACCATCGAGGGTCTGGTGCGCGAGCACAAGGGCCCGCTCTACTCGTCGCTTGTCAAGGACACCATGAAACGCAAGAAGCCGGATTTCAACGAGCGGTCGTGGGGATATTCCTCCTTCAGCGA encodes the following:
- a CDS encoding NYN domain-containing protein; the protein is MSSNHDTNLAVFLDFDNVAIGARDVRQRFDIGLVLGRLLEKGKIVVKKAYADWSYYQNYMVDLHASAIELIEVPAPRQSGKNSADIRMVVDAMDLCYSKEHIDVFVLVSGDSDFSPLVSKLRENNKEVIGVGMKGSSSKLLISNCDEFIFYDDLAQGLVDVEAAQLDDVPVDKKKLFNLLVATIEGLVREHKGPLYSSLVKDTMKRKKPDFNERSWGYSSFSDLLEDAMTYGLLTAERDERAGGTFVVTAAGGPPGPQPAGDGTRRAS